A genome region from Oncorhynchus masou masou isolate Uvic2021 unplaced genomic scaffold, UVic_Omas_1.1 unplaced_scaffold_873, whole genome shotgun sequence includes the following:
- the dis3 gene encoding exosome complex exonuclease RRP44 isoform X1, whose translation MLKSKTFVKKTRSGGIMKIVREHYLRDDIWCGSEVCTECKQEETVLQKDACIESNLCSFPHYLLPDTNIVLSQIDILEDPLIKNVIILQTVLQEVRHRSAPIYKRLKDILHDKEKHFYTFTNEHHRETYIEREQGESANDRNDRAIRISTKWYSDHLNNTPTDKRLKVVLLTNDRGNKEKAEESGLLTYRCEEYVKSLIANPELVDRLALTNDDKNEITSSKVLFPEHLPLSRIQSGIKSGTFQQGTFRASRDNYLEATVFVHGEGDDSTEVLIQGLQNLNRAVHQDLVAVEILPLNQWVAPSSVVLQDEGPKEDDVTEEEEAELKSGPSGAASRKPTGRVVGIIKRNWRPFCGMLFLSQIKEATRHLFTPADRRIPRIRIETRQAATLAGQRIMVAVDGWPKHSRYPNGHFVRSLGSAGDNETETEVLLLEHDVPHQDFSQAVLSFLPKMPWNITEEDMAVREDLRNLTVCSVDPPGCTDIDDALHCRDLPNGNQEVGVHIADVSHFIRPGNAMDLEAANRGTTVYLTGRRIDMVPELLSSNLCSLRSSVERLAFSCIWEINDKAEIVKTRFTKSVINSKASLTYAEAQMRIDDANMNDDTTKSLRGLNRLAKILKKRRIEKGALTLSSPEVRFHIDSETHDPIDLQTKELKETNSMVEEFMLLANISVAQKIYDEFSECALLRKHPAPPPSNYDILNKAAKSKDLVIHTDSAKALADSLDAAQVDGFPYFNTLLRILATRCMMQAVYFCSGMDSDFHHYGLASPIYTHFTSPIRRYSDIIVHRLLAVAIGADSTYPDLMDKHKQSALCNNLNYRHKMAQYAQRASVAYHTQLFFKSRGILNEEGFILFVRKNAIIVLIPKFGLEGTVFFENKDKPSPKLIFNEEAPSLTVEGHSFNMFDKVKVTISLDASNVQHQKIRMSLVEPVISGVSVAPSEPEVKRAKLDR comes from the exons ATGTTGAAATCAAAAACTTTCGTAAAGAAAACCCGATCAGGCGGGATCATGAAAATAGTCCGTGAGCATTACCTGCGAGACGATATTTGGTGCGGAAGTGAAGTTTGTACAGAATGCAAGCAAGAAGAGACTGTGTTGCAGAAAGACGCTTGCATTGAAAGCAACTTGTGTTCTTTCCCACACTATTTACTCCCAGACACAAATATTGTGTTGAGCCAG ATTGATATCCTGGAGGATCCCTTGATCAAGAACGTGATCATTCTGCAGACTGTACTCCAAGAGGTCCGCCACAGGAGCGCTCCCATCTACAAGCGTTTGAAAGACATCCTTCACGACAAGGAAAAACACTTCTACACTTTCACTAACGAACATCACAG AGAAacgtatatagagagagagcagggggaaagCGCCAACGATCGTAATGACAGAGCCATCCGCATATCTACCAAGTGGTACAGTGATCACCTGAACAACACCCCTACGGACAAGAGGTTGAAGGTTGTTTTGCTGACCAATGACCGGGGCAACAAGGAGAAAGCAGAGGAGTCCGGCCTGCTCACATACAGAT GTGAGGAGTACGTCAAGAGTCTGATAGCCAACCCTGAGCTGGTGGATCGACTGGCTTTGACCAACGATGACAAG aatGAGATCACCAGCAGTAAGGTGTTGTTCCCGGAGCACCTGCCCCTGTCGAGGATCCAGTCTGGGATTAAGAGTGGGACCTTCCAACAGGGAACGTTCCGGGCTAGCAGAGACAACTACCTGGAGGCTACTGTGTTTGTCCACGGAGAAGGAGATGACAGTACAGAG GTTCTGATCCAAGGCCTGCAGAACCTGAACAGGGCTGTCCATCAGGACCTGGTTGCTGTGGAGATCCTGCCTCTGAACCAATGGGTGGCTCCGTCCTCTGTGGTGCTGCAGGACGAGGGGCCCAAGGAGGATGAtgtcacagaggaggaggaggcagagttGAAGAGTGGTCCGTCTGGGGCGGCGTCACGGAAGCCCACAGGCAGGGTGGTGGGCATCATCAAGAGGAACTGGAGACCCTTCTGTGGCATGCTCTTCCTGTCCCAAATCAAAGAG GCGACCCGTCACCTCTTCACCCCGGCCGACCGCCGTATCCCCAGGATCCGTATAGAGACGCGCCAGGCGGCCACGTTGGCAGGACAGAGGATCATGGTGGCCGTCGACGGCTGGCCCAAGCACTCCAGATACCCCAAT ggcCATTTTGTTCGTAGCCTGGGAAGTGCAGGGGACAATGAGACTGAGACGGAGGTGCTACTGCTGGAGCATGATGTCCCTCACCAGGACTTCTCACAGGCCGTCCTCAGTTTCCTCCCCAAGATGCCCTGGAACATCACAGAGGAG GACATGGCTGTGAGAGAGGACCTGAGGAACCTGACTgtctgcagtgtggatcctccTGGCTGTACGGACATAGATGATGCTCTGCACTGTAGAGACCTGCCCAATGGAAACCAAGAG GTTGGTGTCCACATTGCTGATGTGAGCCACTTCATCCGGCCAGGCAACGCTATGGACCTGGAGGCTGCCAACAGAGGAACTACAGTCTACCTGACTGGAAGG AGGATCGACATGGTTCCTGAACTGCTGAGCTCCAACCTGTGTTCTCTACGATCCAGTGTGGAGAG GCTGGCCTTCTCTTGTATATGGGAGATCAACGACAAGGCTGAGATAGTCAAGACCAGATTCACTAAAAGTGTCATCAACTccaag GCCTCGCTGACGTACGCCGAGGCCCAGATGAGGATTGATGACGCCAACATGAATGATGACACCACCAAGAGCTTACGAGGCCTGAACAGACTAGCCAAGATCCTGAAGAAACGAAGGATAGAGAAAGG TGCGTTGACTCTCTCCTCGCCCGAGGTTCGCTTCCACATCGACAGTGAGACTCACGACCCCATAGACCTACAGACCAAGGAACTCAA GGAGACCAACTCGATGGTGGAGGAGTTCATGTTGCTGGCCAACATCTCAGTCGCTCAGAAGATTTATGATGAGTTCTCAGAGTGCGCTCTCCTGAGGAAGCACCCCGCCCCTCCTCCATCTAACTACGACATCCTCAACAAGGCTGCCAAGTCTAAG GACTTGGTGATCCACACGGACTCGGCCAAGGCTCTCGCTGACTCTCTGGACGCGGCCCAGGTGGACGGCTTCCCTTACTTCAACACCTTGCTGCGTATCCTAGCAACACGCTGCATGATGCAGGCGGTGTACTTCTGCTCCGGGATGGACAGTGACTTCCACCACTATGGGCTGGCCTCTCCTATCTACACACACTTCACCTCACCTATCAGACG ATACTCTGACATCATCGTGCATCGGCTGCTGGCTGTAGCCATTGGAGCAGACAGCACTTACCCAGACCTGATGGACAAACACAAGCAGTCTGCCCTCTGCAACAACCTCAACTACAGACACAAGATGGCCCAGTACGCACAGCGAGCCTCTGTAGCCTACCACACACAG CTGTTCTTCAAGAGCAGAGGCATCCTGAACGAAGAGGGCTTCATCCTGTTTGTGAGGAAGAACGCCATCATCGTCCTCATCCCTAAGTTTGGTCTGGAGGGAACGGTGTTCTTTGAGAACAAAGATAAACCCAGCCCCAAACTGATCTTCAACGAAGAG GCTCCTAGTCTGACGGTGGAGGGCCACTCCTTCAACATGTTTGACAAGGTCAAAGTGACCATCAGTCTGGATGCGTCCAACGTCCAGCACCAGAAGATCAGGATGTCCCTGGTCGAACCTGTG ATCTCTGGAGTGAGTGTCGCGCCGTCCGAACCAGAGGTCAAGAGAGCTAAACTGGACCGTTGA
- the dis3 gene encoding exosome complex exonuclease RRP44 isoform X2: MLKSKTFVKKTRSGGIMKIVREHYLRDDIWCGSEVCTECKQEETVLQKDACIESNLCSFPHYLLPDTNIVLSQIDILEDPLIKNVIILQTVLQEVRHRSAPIYKRLKDILHDKEKHFYTFTNEHHRETYIEREQGESANDRNDRAIRISTKWYSDHLNNTPTDKRLKVVLLTNDRGNKEKAEESGLLTYRCEEYVKSLIANPELVDRLALTNDDKNEITSSKVLFPEHLPLSRIQSGIKSGTFQQGTFRASRDNYLEATVFVHGEGDDSTEVLIQGLQNLNRAVHQDLVAVEILPLNQWVAPSSVVLQDEGPKEDDVTEEEEAELKSGPSGAASRKPTGRVVGIIKRNWRPFCGMLFLSQIKEATRHLFTPADRRIPRIRIETRQAATLAGQRIMVAVDGWPKHSRYPNGHFVRSLGSAGDNETETEVLLLEHDVPHQDFSQAVLSFLPKMPWNITEEDMAVREDLRNLTVCSVDPPGCTDIDDALHCRDLPNGNQEVGVHIADVSHFIRPGNAMDLEAANRGTTVYLTGRRIDMVPELLSSNLCSLRSSVERLAFSCIWEINDKAEIVKTRFTKSVINSKASLTYAEAQMRIDDANMNDDTTKSLRGLNRLAKILKKRRIEKGALTLSSPEVRFHIDSETHDPIDLQTKELKETNSMVEEFMLLANISVAQKIYDEFSECALLRKHPAPPPSNYDILNKAAKSKDLVIHTDSAKALADSLDAAQVDGFPYFNTLLRILATRCMMQAVYFCSGMDSDFHHYGLASPIYTHFTSPIRRYSDIIVHRLLAVAIGADSTYPDLMDKHKQSALCNNLNYRHKMAQYAQRASVAYHTQLFFKSRGILNEEGFILFVRKNAIIVLIPKFGLEGTVFFENKDKPSPKLIFNEERSYGGRSSELKPRSGNSLCLRSLE, from the exons ATGTTGAAATCAAAAACTTTCGTAAAGAAAACCCGATCAGGCGGGATCATGAAAATAGTCCGTGAGCATTACCTGCGAGACGATATTTGGTGCGGAAGTGAAGTTTGTACAGAATGCAAGCAAGAAGAGACTGTGTTGCAGAAAGACGCTTGCATTGAAAGCAACTTGTGTTCTTTCCCACACTATTTACTCCCAGACACAAATATTGTGTTGAGCCAG ATTGATATCCTGGAGGATCCCTTGATCAAGAACGTGATCATTCTGCAGACTGTACTCCAAGAGGTCCGCCACAGGAGCGCTCCCATCTACAAGCGTTTGAAAGACATCCTTCACGACAAGGAAAAACACTTCTACACTTTCACTAACGAACATCACAG AGAAacgtatatagagagagagcagggggaaagCGCCAACGATCGTAATGACAGAGCCATCCGCATATCTACCAAGTGGTACAGTGATCACCTGAACAACACCCCTACGGACAAGAGGTTGAAGGTTGTTTTGCTGACCAATGACCGGGGCAACAAGGAGAAAGCAGAGGAGTCCGGCCTGCTCACATACAGAT GTGAGGAGTACGTCAAGAGTCTGATAGCCAACCCTGAGCTGGTGGATCGACTGGCTTTGACCAACGATGACAAG aatGAGATCACCAGCAGTAAGGTGTTGTTCCCGGAGCACCTGCCCCTGTCGAGGATCCAGTCTGGGATTAAGAGTGGGACCTTCCAACAGGGAACGTTCCGGGCTAGCAGAGACAACTACCTGGAGGCTACTGTGTTTGTCCACGGAGAAGGAGATGACAGTACAGAG GTTCTGATCCAAGGCCTGCAGAACCTGAACAGGGCTGTCCATCAGGACCTGGTTGCTGTGGAGATCCTGCCTCTGAACCAATGGGTGGCTCCGTCCTCTGTGGTGCTGCAGGACGAGGGGCCCAAGGAGGATGAtgtcacagaggaggaggaggcagagttGAAGAGTGGTCCGTCTGGGGCGGCGTCACGGAAGCCCACAGGCAGGGTGGTGGGCATCATCAAGAGGAACTGGAGACCCTTCTGTGGCATGCTCTTCCTGTCCCAAATCAAAGAG GCGACCCGTCACCTCTTCACCCCGGCCGACCGCCGTATCCCCAGGATCCGTATAGAGACGCGCCAGGCGGCCACGTTGGCAGGACAGAGGATCATGGTGGCCGTCGACGGCTGGCCCAAGCACTCCAGATACCCCAAT ggcCATTTTGTTCGTAGCCTGGGAAGTGCAGGGGACAATGAGACTGAGACGGAGGTGCTACTGCTGGAGCATGATGTCCCTCACCAGGACTTCTCACAGGCCGTCCTCAGTTTCCTCCCCAAGATGCCCTGGAACATCACAGAGGAG GACATGGCTGTGAGAGAGGACCTGAGGAACCTGACTgtctgcagtgtggatcctccTGGCTGTACGGACATAGATGATGCTCTGCACTGTAGAGACCTGCCCAATGGAAACCAAGAG GTTGGTGTCCACATTGCTGATGTGAGCCACTTCATCCGGCCAGGCAACGCTATGGACCTGGAGGCTGCCAACAGAGGAACTACAGTCTACCTGACTGGAAGG AGGATCGACATGGTTCCTGAACTGCTGAGCTCCAACCTGTGTTCTCTACGATCCAGTGTGGAGAG GCTGGCCTTCTCTTGTATATGGGAGATCAACGACAAGGCTGAGATAGTCAAGACCAGATTCACTAAAAGTGTCATCAACTccaag GCCTCGCTGACGTACGCCGAGGCCCAGATGAGGATTGATGACGCCAACATGAATGATGACACCACCAAGAGCTTACGAGGCCTGAACAGACTAGCCAAGATCCTGAAGAAACGAAGGATAGAGAAAGG TGCGTTGACTCTCTCCTCGCCCGAGGTTCGCTTCCACATCGACAGTGAGACTCACGACCCCATAGACCTACAGACCAAGGAACTCAA GGAGACCAACTCGATGGTGGAGGAGTTCATGTTGCTGGCCAACATCTCAGTCGCTCAGAAGATTTATGATGAGTTCTCAGAGTGCGCTCTCCTGAGGAAGCACCCCGCCCCTCCTCCATCTAACTACGACATCCTCAACAAGGCTGCCAAGTCTAAG GACTTGGTGATCCACACGGACTCGGCCAAGGCTCTCGCTGACTCTCTGGACGCGGCCCAGGTGGACGGCTTCCCTTACTTCAACACCTTGCTGCGTATCCTAGCAACACGCTGCATGATGCAGGCGGTGTACTTCTGCTCCGGGATGGACAGTGACTTCCACCACTATGGGCTGGCCTCTCCTATCTACACACACTTCACCTCACCTATCAGACG ATACTCTGACATCATCGTGCATCGGCTGCTGGCTGTAGCCATTGGAGCAGACAGCACTTACCCAGACCTGATGGACAAACACAAGCAGTCTGCCCTCTGCAACAACCTCAACTACAGACACAAGATGGCCCAGTACGCACAGCGAGCCTCTGTAGCCTACCACACACAG CTGTTCTTCAAGAGCAGAGGCATCCTGAACGAAGAGGGCTTCATCCTGTTTGTGAGGAAGAACGCCATCATCGTCCTCATCCCTAAGTTTGGTCTGGAGGGAACGGTGTTCTTTGAGAACAAAGATAAACCCAGCCCCAAACTGATCTTCAACGAAGAG AGATCCTATGGTGGTCGAAGTTCTGAACTAAAACCACGTTCAGGTAACAGTTTGTGTCTGAG ATCTCTGGAGTGA
- the LOC135537923 gene encoding uncharacterized protein LOC135537923 isoform X4 — protein sequence MEEEEEELVDLQSEVGQPIPASPYLPARPCQPVPASPSNPVNHLTKSPPLPPKTKTVSFVLRSSSLKSPSMSLFTARVFSSSKKLFCSPLSPPDVLPYAITHITDEEPPAGPTTPPTLPPPPPPPPPPPPTTLPPPPPPTTLPPPPPPTTLPPPPPPSTLSPPPPPTTLPPPPPTTLPPPPHPPSTLPPPPPPSTLPPPPPSTLPPPPPPPTTLPPPPPPSTLPPPPPPPPPPTTLPPPPPTTLPPPPPPTTTPPPPPPTTTPPPPTTTPPPPPPMPQVVISEISLETRLPDPPSLTPTQALLSIPNRR from the exons atggaggaggaggaggaggagctagtGGA CCTGCAATCGGAGGTGGGCCAGCCCATCCCTGCCAGCCCGTACCTGCCAGCCCGTCCCTGCCAGCCCGTCCCTGCCAGCCCCAGCAACCCAGTCAACCATCTGACCAAGAG TCCTCCACTTCCTCCGAAGACCAAGACTGTGTCCTTCGTTTTAAG AAGCTCATCACTGAAGAGCCCATCCATGTCCCTCTTTACTGCAAGGGTCTTTTCCTCCTCCAAAAAACTATTCTGCTCCCCACTAAGCCCTCCAGATGTACTCCCCTACGCCATTACCCACATCACTGATGAAGAGCCCCCGGCAGGCCCAACAACTCCACcaactctaccaccaccacctcctccaccaccaccacctcctccaacaactctaccaccaccacctcctccaacaactctaccaccaccacctcctccaacaactctaccaccaccacctcctccatcaactctatcaccaccacctcctccaacaactctaccaccaccacctccaacaactctaccaccaccaccacatcctcCATcaactctaccaccaccacctcctccatcaactctaccaccacctcctccatcaactctaccaccaccaccaccacctccaacaactctaccaccaccacctcctccatcaactctaccaccaccaccaccaccaccaccacctccaacaactctaccaccaccacctccaacaactctaccaccaccaccacctccaacaacaactccaccaccaccacctccaacaacaactccaccaccaccaacaacaactccaccaccaccacctccaatGCCCCAAGTTGTAATCAGTGAGATCAG cttagAGACCAGACTCCCTGACCCGCCCTCTCTGACTCCAACCCAGGCTCTCCTCTCCATACCTaacag GCGCTGA
- the LOC135537923 gene encoding uncharacterized protein LOC135537923 isoform X1: MEEEEEELVDLQSEVGQPIPASPYLPARPCQPVPASPSNPVNHLTKSPPLPPKTKTVSFVLRSSSLKSPSMSLFTARVFSSSKKLFCSPLSPPDVLPYAITHITDEEPPAGPTTPPTLPPPPPPPPPPPPTTLPPPPPPTTLPPPPPPTTLPPPPPPSTLSPPPPPTTLPPPPPTTLPPPPHPPSTLPPPPPPSTLPPPPPSTLPPPPPPPTTLPPPPPPSTLPPPPPPPPPPTTLPPPPPTTLPPPPPPTTTPPPPPPTTTPPPPTTTPPPPPPMPQVVISEISLETRLPDPPSLTPTQALLSIPNRSVTKGLCSYCCKPMVAGANMILEDLQIYSHSSCFKCEVCHCPLGDLHVGDSMWLHRGTVHCEGCFSTAREKDLL; the protein is encoded by the exons atggaggaggaggaggaggagctagtGGA CCTGCAATCGGAGGTGGGCCAGCCCATCCCTGCCAGCCCGTACCTGCCAGCCCGTCCCTGCCAGCCCGTCCCTGCCAGCCCCAGCAACCCAGTCAACCATCTGACCAAGAG TCCTCCACTTCCTCCGAAGACCAAGACTGTGTCCTTCGTTTTAAG AAGCTCATCACTGAAGAGCCCATCCATGTCCCTCTTTACTGCAAGGGTCTTTTCCTCCTCCAAAAAACTATTCTGCTCCCCACTAAGCCCTCCAGATGTACTCCCCTACGCCATTACCCACATCACTGATGAAGAGCCCCCGGCAGGCCCAACAACTCCACcaactctaccaccaccacctcctccaccaccaccacctcctccaacaactctaccaccaccacctcctccaacaactctaccaccaccacctcctccaacaactctaccaccaccacctcctccatcaactctatcaccaccacctcctccaacaactctaccaccaccacctccaacaactctaccaccaccaccacatcctcCATcaactctaccaccaccacctcctccatcaactctaccaccacctcctccatcaactctaccaccaccaccaccacctccaacaactctaccaccaccacctcctccatcaactctaccaccaccaccaccaccaccaccacctccaacaactctaccaccaccacctccaacaactctaccaccaccaccacctccaacaacaactccaccaccaccacctccaacaacaactccaccaccaccaacaacaactccaccaccaccacctccaatGCCCCAAGTTGTAATCAGTGAGATCAG cttagAGACCAGACTCCCTGACCCGCCCTCTCTGACTCCAACCCAGGCTCTCCTCTCCATACCTaacag GAGTGTGACCAAGGGCCTGTGTTCATACTGCTGTAAACCGATGGTGGCTGGAGCCAACATGATCCTGGAGGATCTACAGATCTACAGCCACTCATCCTGCTTCAAG TGTGAGGTGTGCCATTGTCCTCTAGGAGACCTCCATGTAGGAGACAGTATGTGGCTCCACAGAGGGACAGTGCACTGTGAAGGCTGCTTCAGCACagccagag AGAAGGATCTCCTCTAG
- the LOC135537923 gene encoding uncharacterized protein LOC135537923 isoform X3 produces the protein MEEEEEELVDLQSEVGQPIPASPYLPARPCQPVPASPSNPVNHLTKSPPLPPKTKTVSFVLRSSSLKSPSMSLFTARVFSSSKKLFCSPLSPPDVLPYAITHITDEEPPAGPTTPPTLPPPPPPPPPPPPTTLPPPPPPTTLPPPPPPTTLPPPPPPSTLSPPPPPTTLPPPPPTTLPPPPHPPSTLPPPPPPSTLPPPPPSTLPPPPPPPTTLPPPPPPSTLPPPPPPPPPPTTLPPPPPTTLPPPPPPTTTPPPPPPTTTPPPPTTTPPPPPPMPQVVISEIRSVTKGLCSYCCKPMVAGANMILEDLQIYSHSSCFKCEVCHCPLGDLHVGDSMWLHRGTVHCEGCFSTAREKDLL, from the exons atggaggaggaggaggaggagctagtGGA CCTGCAATCGGAGGTGGGCCAGCCCATCCCTGCCAGCCCGTACCTGCCAGCCCGTCCCTGCCAGCCCGTCCCTGCCAGCCCCAGCAACCCAGTCAACCATCTGACCAAGAG TCCTCCACTTCCTCCGAAGACCAAGACTGTGTCCTTCGTTTTAAG AAGCTCATCACTGAAGAGCCCATCCATGTCCCTCTTTACTGCAAGGGTCTTTTCCTCCTCCAAAAAACTATTCTGCTCCCCACTAAGCCCTCCAGATGTACTCCCCTACGCCATTACCCACATCACTGATGAAGAGCCCCCGGCAGGCCCAACAACTCCACcaactctaccaccaccacctcctccaccaccaccacctcctccaacaactctaccaccaccacctcctccaacaactctaccaccaccacctcctccaacaactctaccaccaccacctcctccatcaactctatcaccaccacctcctccaacaactctaccaccaccacctccaacaactctaccaccaccaccacatcctcCATcaactctaccaccaccacctcctccatcaactctaccaccacctcctccatcaactctaccaccaccaccaccacctccaacaactctaccaccaccacctcctccatcaactctaccaccaccaccaccaccaccaccacctccaacaactctaccaccaccacctccaacaactctaccaccaccaccacctccaacaacaactccaccaccaccacctccaacaacaactccaccaccaccaacaacaactccaccaccaccacctccaatGCCCCAAGTTGTAATCAGTGAGATCAG GAGTGTGACCAAGGGCCTGTGTTCATACTGCTGTAAACCGATGGTGGCTGGAGCCAACATGATCCTGGAGGATCTACAGATCTACAGCCACTCATCCTGCTTCAAG TGTGAGGTGTGCCATTGTCCTCTAGGAGACCTCCATGTAGGAGACAGTATGTGGCTCCACAGAGGGACAGTGCACTGTGAAGGCTGCTTCAGCACagccagag AGAAGGATCTCCTCTAG
- the LOC135537923 gene encoding uncharacterized protein LOC135537923 isoform X2 has product MEEEEEELVDLQSEVGQPIPASPYLPARPCQPVPASPSNPVNHLTKRSSSLKSPSMSLFTARVFSSSKKLFCSPLSPPDVLPYAITHITDEEPPAGPTTPPTLPPPPPPPPPPPPTTLPPPPPPTTLPPPPPPTTLPPPPPPSTLSPPPPPTTLPPPPPTTLPPPPHPPSTLPPPPPPSTLPPPPPSTLPPPPPPPTTLPPPPPPSTLPPPPPPPPPPTTLPPPPPTTLPPPPPPTTTPPPPPPTTTPPPPTTTPPPPPPMPQVVISEISLETRLPDPPSLTPTQALLSIPNRSVTKGLCSYCCKPMVAGANMILEDLQIYSHSSCFKCEVCHCPLGDLHVGDSMWLHRGTVHCEGCFSTAREKDLL; this is encoded by the exons atggaggaggaggaggaggagctagtGGA CCTGCAATCGGAGGTGGGCCAGCCCATCCCTGCCAGCCCGTACCTGCCAGCCCGTCCCTGCCAGCCCGTCCCTGCCAGCCCCAGCAACCCAGTCAACCATCTGACCAAGAG AAGCTCATCACTGAAGAGCCCATCCATGTCCCTCTTTACTGCAAGGGTCTTTTCCTCCTCCAAAAAACTATTCTGCTCCCCACTAAGCCCTCCAGATGTACTCCCCTACGCCATTACCCACATCACTGATGAAGAGCCCCCGGCAGGCCCAACAACTCCACcaactctaccaccaccacctcctccaccaccaccacctcctccaacaactctaccaccaccacctcctccaacaactctaccaccaccacctcctccaacaactctaccaccaccacctcctccatcaactctatcaccaccacctcctccaacaactctaccaccaccacctccaacaactctaccaccaccaccacatcctcCATcaactctaccaccaccacctcctccatcaactctaccaccacctcctccatcaactctaccaccaccaccaccacctccaacaactctaccaccaccacctcctccatcaactctaccaccaccaccaccaccaccaccacctccaacaactctaccaccaccacctccaacaactctaccaccaccaccacctccaacaacaactccaccaccaccacctccaacaacaactccaccaccaccaacaacaactccaccaccaccacctccaatGCCCCAAGTTGTAATCAGTGAGATCAG cttagAGACCAGACTCCCTGACCCGCCCTCTCTGACTCCAACCCAGGCTCTCCTCTCCATACCTaacag GAGTGTGACCAAGGGCCTGTGTTCATACTGCTGTAAACCGATGGTGGCTGGAGCCAACATGATCCTGGAGGATCTACAGATCTACAGCCACTCATCCTGCTTCAAG TGTGAGGTGTGCCATTGTCCTCTAGGAGACCTCCATGTAGGAGACAGTATGTGGCTCCACAGAGGGACAGTGCACTGTGAAGGCTGCTTCAGCACagccagag AGAAGGATCTCCTCTAG